From a region of the Calypte anna isolate BGI_N300 chromosome 4, bCalAnn1_v1.p, whole genome shotgun sequence genome:
- the LOC115598212 gene encoding regulator of cell cycle RGCC-like isoform X1, producing the protein MADELSALLREFDQVLEDFERGPACQYQQHLEELKRKAAPSVYDSGIEELESTSTSPGSSLSSSKEDINTPTNTSPPKAKLGDTQELEEFIADLDKALEGRDVRCGSGAEFGEQDLQQMPP; encoded by the exons atgGCCGATGAGCTCAGTGCCCTCCTGCGGGAGTTTGACCAAGTGCTGGAGGACTTTGAGAGAGGCCCTGCCTGCCAGTaccagcagcacctggaggaGCTGAAGAGGAAAGCAGCACCCAGCGTGTATGACAGCGGCATCGAGGAGCTGGAGA GCACCAGCACATCCCCgggcagcagcctcagctccaGCAAGGAGGACATCAACACCCCCACCAACACTTCCCCCCCCAAAG CAAAGCTGGGAGACAcgcaggagctggaggagttCATTGCAGACCTGGATAAAGCCCTGGAGGGTAG AGATGTGAGATGTGGTTCTGGAGCAGAGTTTGGAGAGCAGGACCTGCAGCAGATGCCTCCTTGA
- the LOC115598212 gene encoding regulator of cell cycle RGCC-like isoform X2, translated as MADELSALLREFDQVLEDFERGPACQYQQHLEELKRKAAPSVYDSGIEELESTSTSPGSSLSSSKEDINTPTNTSPPKAKLGDTQELEEFIADLDKALEEM; from the exons atgGCCGATGAGCTCAGTGCCCTCCTGCGGGAGTTTGACCAAGTGCTGGAGGACTTTGAGAGAGGCCCTGCCTGCCAGTaccagcagcacctggaggaGCTGAAGAGGAAAGCAGCACCCAGCGTGTATGACAGCGGCATCGAGGAGCTGGAGA GCACCAGCACATCCCCgggcagcagcctcagctccaGCAAGGAGGACATCAACACCCCCACCAACACTTCCCCCCCCAAAG CAAAGCTGGGAGACAcgcaggagctggaggagttCATTGCAGACCTGGATAAAGCCCTGGAGG AGATGTGA
- the ENOX2 gene encoding ecto-NOX disulfide-thiol exchanger 2, with amino-acid sequence MGLPMSDPTAWATAMNNLGMAPMGMTGQPLLPDFDPALGMMTGIPPINPMMPGLGIVPPPIPPDMPAAKEIIHCKSCTLFPPNPHLPPPATRERPPGCKTVFVGGLPENGTEQIIMEVFEQCGEVIAIRKGKKNFCHIRFAEEFMVDKALYLSGYRIRLGSSTDKKDTGRLHVDFAQARDDLYEWECKQRMLAREERHRRRLEEDRFRAPSPPPVVHYSDHECSVVAEKLKDETKFLEAIQTLLTWIERGEVNRRTANNFYSMIQSANSHVRRLVNEKAAHEKEMEEAKDKFKLALSGILVQFEQIVAVYHSASKQKAWDHFTKAQRKNISVWCKQAEEIRNIHNDELMGIRREEEMEMSDEEIEDPSEMKETEESALVSQVEALKEENDSLRWQLDAYRNEVELLKQEQGKASRDEDTTKEQQMKLLQQALQGMQKHLLKVQEEYKKREAELEKVREEKLKMETLLESLKEQQSMADEEDKERDTSDCQGNESSTSRACSCSQEKECPVEKTLSTSPVRSEREVLLVGIISTFLHVHPFGASIEYICSYLQRLDSKICTAEVEVLMTRLQNTFRQELSGVGASLEKRWKFCGFEGLKMT; translated from the exons ATGGGATTGCCAATGTCAGACCCAACCGCCTGGGCCACAGCCATGAACAACCTGGGGATGGCTCCCATGGGCATGACAGGACAGCCCCTCCTGCCTG ATTTTGACCCTGCTCTTGGGATGATGACTGGGATCCCTCCCATCAACCCCATGATGCCAGGCTTGGGGATAGtcccccctcccatccctccgGACATGCCTGCTGCCAAGGAGATCATTCACTGCAAAAGCTGCACTCTCTTCCCACCCAACCCAC ACCTTCCCCCTCCAGCCACCAGGGAGAGGCCCCCCGGGTGCAAGACAGTGTTTGTGGGGGGTCTGCCTGAGAACGGGACAGAGCAGATCATCATGGAGGTGTTTGAGCAGTGTGGGGAGGTCATCGCCATCCGCAAGGGCAAGAAGAATTTCTGCCACATCCGCTTTGCTGAGGAGTTCATGGTGGACAAGGCCCTCTACCTCTCAG gCTACCGCATCAGGCTGGGCTCCAGCACTGACAAGAAGGACACGGGGAGGCTGCACGTGGACTTTGCCCAGGCTCGGGATGATCTCTACGAGTGGGAGTGCAAGCAGCGGATGCTGGCGCGGGAGGAGCGGCACCGGCGGCGCCTGGAGGAGGATCGCTTCcgagccccctccccacccccggTGGTCCACTACTCCGACCACGAGTGCAGTGTGGTGGCTGAGAAACTGAAAG ATGAAACAAAGTTCTTGGAAGCCATACAGACCTTGCTGACCTGGATAGAGCGTGGAGAGGTGAACAGGAGGACAGCCAACAACTTCTACTCCATGATCCAGTCGGCCAACAGTCACGTTCGCAGGCTGGTGAATGAGAAAGCAGCACATGAGAAAGAGATGGAGGAAGCTAAAGACAAGTTCAAACTGGCTCTCTCAGGGATTCTGGTTCAGT TCGAGCAGATAGTGGCCGTGTACCATTCTGCCTCCAAACAAAAGGCTTGGGACCATTTCACGAAAGCTCAGCGTAAGAACATCAGCGTGTGGTGCAAACAAGCAGAg GAAATCCGTAACATTCACAATGATGAGCTGATGGGTATTcgaagagaggaggagatggaaatgTCTGATGAAGAAATAGAAGATCCATCAGagatgaaagaaacagaagaatcag CCCTGGTGTCCCAGGTGGAAGCCCTGAAGGAGGAGAACGACAGCCTGCGCTGGCAGCTGGACGCCTACCGCAACGAGGTGGAGCTGctgaagcaggagcagggcaaggCCAGCAGGGATGAGGACAccaccaaggagcagcagatgaAGCTTCTGCAGCAGGCTCTGCAGGGGATGCAGAAG caCCTTTTGAAAGTACAAGAGGAATacaaaaagagagaagctgagctagaaaaagtgagagaagaaaaactgaaaatggaaacattATTAGAAAGCCTGAAGGAGCAG CAAAGCATGGCAGATGAAGAGGACAAGGAGAGAGATACAAGTGACTGTCAGGGCAAT gagagcagcacctCCAGAGCTTGTTCCTGCAGCCAGGAGAAGGAGTGTCCTGTGGAGAAGACCCTGAGCACCAGCCCTGTGAGGTCTGAACGAGAGGTTCTGTTGGTTG GAATCATTTCAACATTTCTCCACGTGCACCCCTTTGGAGCAAGCATCGAGTACATCTGCTCCTACCTGCAACGTCTGGACAGCAAA ATCTGCACAGCAGAGGTGGAAGTCCTCATGACTCGCCTGCAGAACACCTTCAGGCAGGAGCTGAGTGGGGTTGGGGCCAGCCTAGAGAAAAGGTGGAAGTTCTGTGGCTTCGAGGGACTGAAAATGACCTGA
- the ARHGAP36 gene encoding rho GTPase-activating protein 36, with product MQPVPLHSLSELERDSLQEIALFQLQEKLLVGKLSLTKDGPKGSKSIRQKLESFSKEKKDCSPQTFGIPLSQVIANDRAQRQLQEAVRSRRFCLEVEATVTRFRAQRQKKPPVGRSLGPCGGVSEEPLSPTFPGSSSWSQRRGAMSVDSIADLSDNTSKLLEALQLSHPHELDPRRSLGKKKMLSLNPITWQVPRIVDRCCKHIETHGLQTEGIFRVGSSKKRVQQLREEFDQGLDVFLDEHQSVHDVAALLKEFLRDMPDPLIPRELYSAFLSTATMDLGSQLLTLQLLLFLLPPCHSATLHRILCFLGEVAQHAQGSHGPDGQQIPGNKMTVLNLATVFGPNILQKEKPGEKEVGAISFEDSAAIILVLQRLIEHHQALFMVSADMQRDILRRLFQTDPDAIEHLLRRKFRSVPSTEHEGPSGEQSSAPLPGMPHGLGSSSSVSSQLYSNLSFLNLDVGL from the exons ATGCAGCCCGTGCCCCTCCACAGCCTTTCCGAGCTGGAAAgagacagcctgcaggagattgccctcttccagctgcaggagaagctgctCGTGGGGAAGCTCAGCCTGACCAAAG ATGGGCCAAAGGGCAGCAAATCCATCCGCCAGAAACTGGAGAGCTTttcaaaggagaagaaag ACTGCTCTCCTCAGACTTTCGGGATCCCCCTCTCCCAAGTCATCGCCAACGACCGAGCCCAGCGGCAGCTGCAGGAGGCGGTTCGGAGCCGCCGGTTCTGCCTGGAGGTGGAAGCCACCGTCACCCGGTTCCGGGCTCAGCGGCAGAAGAAGCCCCCGGTGGGCAGGAGCCTGGGGCCCTGCGGGGGGGTCTCGGAGGAGCCCCTCTCCCCGACCTTCCccggcagcagctcctggagccaGCGCAGG GGGGCAATGTCCGTGGACTCCATCGCTGACCTGAGTGACAACACTTCCAAGCTGCTGGAGGCTCTGCAGTTGTCCCACCCCCACGAACTGGATCCACGGAGGAGCCTGGGCAAAAAAAAGATGTTGAGCCTCAACCCTATCACCTGGCAGGTCCCACGGATCGTGGACAGATGCTGCAAACACATTGAAACCCATG GTCTCCAAACTGAGGGCATCTTCCGGGTGGGGAGCTCCAAGAAAAGAGTTCAGCAG TTGCGGGAGGAGTTTGACCAAGGGTTGGATGTGTTCTTGGATGAGCACCAGAGCGTTCACGACGTGGCTGCTCTGCTGAAGGAGTTCCTGCGGGACATGCCGGATCCCCTGATCCCCCGGGAGCTCTACTCAGCCTTCCTCAGCACGGCCA ccatGGATCTGGGGTCCCAGCTGCTcaccctccagctcctgctcttcctgctgcCCCCATGTCACAGTGCCACACTCCACCGGATCCTCTGCTTCCTCGGGGAGGTGGCCCAGCACGCCCAGGGCTCCCATGGCCCCGATGGTCAGCAG ATTCCTGGGAATAAAATGACAGTTTTGAACCTGGCCACGGTCTTTGGTCCCAACATCCTGCAGAAGGAGAagcctggggagaaggaggTTGGTGCCATCAGCTTTGAGGACAGTGCTGCCATCatcctggtgctgcagaggCTGATTGAGCACCACCAGGCCTTGTTCATG GTCTCTGCAGACATGCAACGTGACATCCTCAGGAGGCTGTTCCAGACAGACCCCGATGCCATTGAGCACCTCCTGCGCAGGAAGTTCCGCTCCGTGCC GAGCACAGAGCACGAGGGTCCATcaggggagcagagctcagcccccCTGCCCGGGATGCCCCACggcctggggagcagcagctcagtctCATCACAGTTGTACAGCAACCTCTCCTTCCTCAACCTGGACGTTGGGCTCTAG